The Apis mellifera strain DH4 linkage group LG13, Amel_HAv3.1, whole genome shotgun sequence genome includes a region encoding these proteins:
- the LOC102656830 gene encoding uncharacterized protein LOC102656830 produces MYALLIGIGIITMHILSGTRLCMIQNLLKISSILSEKDFNDLAKRIHKKDILGFLFILIHLPNCSKSDIHVTLRNVTHLYILFINFSVDMLYINCIWVLKVCFKKLNKSIHELKKFRSGNDLRVETIVQQKNSLLLIKLKHLEEKHLEISDVVQLVNDTFIIHIIVLVITTFTTITFNLYFFLLKMYSPKTENIKFWFIPNLAPALFFFIKFAMIIWICESTTNEAKKIKWTLYDAFSDSTDPMVRREVHLFSLQIMHRNNKFTAKTFDMNSVLLGQVISFIKDQFIEHNIKIITYFCRLRREF; encoded by the exons ATGTACGCGCTTTTGATCGGAATTGGTATTATAACGATGCACATTTTATCCGGTACACGATTGTGCATGATTCAAAACTTATTAAAGATATCTTCCATATTATCTGAAAAAGATTTCAACGATTTAGCGAAACGGATTCACAAAAAGGATATTCTTGGTTTCTTATTCATCCTTATTCATTTACCAAATTGTTCAAAGAGCGATATCCACGTGACTCTACGAAACGTTACGCATTTGtacatattattcattaatttttcagtaGATATGCTTTACATAAACTGTATCTGGGTGTTAaaagtttgttttaaaaaattgaataaatctattcatgaattgaaaaagtttcgatCGGGCAATGATCTACGAGTAGAGACAATTGTGCagcaaaaaaattctttgttgctaataaaattaaagcatTTAGAGGAAAAACATTTAGAAATCAGCGATGTCGTTCAATTGGTGAacgatacatttataatacatattatagttCTGGTTATCACAACGTTTACCACAATCACTTTCAATCTGTATTTCTTCTTACTCAAAATGTATTCACCTAAAACTGAAAACATTAAGTTCTGGTTCATACCGAATCTTGCCCcggctctttttttttttattaaatttgccaTGATAATTTGGATCTGCGAGTCGACGACGAACGAGGCAAAGAAGATTAAATGGACCCTTTATGACGCTTTCAGCGATTCGACTGATCCAATGGTGAGACGCGAG GTACaccttttttctttgcaaataaTGCACAGGAACAACAAATTCACAGCAAAAACGTTCGATATGAACAGCGTGCTGTTGGGACAGGTAATATCATTCATAAAAGATCAATTTATTGAGCACAATATCAAAATCATCACGTATTTTTGTAGATTACGAAGGGAGTTctaa
- the LOC100577091 gene encoding uncharacterized protein LOC100577091 isoform X1, whose translation MIDRLKCNGKRVKNCKKQSSALCFGNYASLIYYIAFINRFMGFLPYKLESSKFMYSKLHSVFSTIIIIIYLFFAIFSLYEINFYAIMDDRIPDILHCNSIALFGSAIFICSYASNRSTLQAIQRVQYVSHALSAEIFNKLIKTLLIKDLLFFMPLGIFILYVIDNHDFKIFFFICWYSFFGLLVISTLYLNNIYILNACFKFINNSLIKIKEILINDEPHLLRREYHMKKNPILLMELRILKKQYMELIEAVHLLNHSYSLKNEMILLMLFFDITFNLYFYLVVYNTEVGKITKINSTLGFAIFYIVYIVISISMIEIIRVQMKKIGSNIHKILVHTFDDQIITELELFSLEVLQKDNRFIMFGLEMDLTLVTDVSKEKILSRKSINFFSPSILFYFIDDVQNYYLFINVDTIFVCSTLLKINFDQLR comes from the exons ATGATTGATCGATTAAAGTGTAATGGAAAACgagttaaaaattgtaaaaaacaaTCATCGGCTCTATGTTTTGGAAATTAtgcatcattaatatattacattgcaTTCATTAATCGTTTCATGGGTTTTTTACCTTACAAACTCGAATCGTCGAAATTTATGTACTCGAAATTACACTCTGttttttctacaattataattatcatttatttatttttcgcaattttctccttatatgaaattaacttttatgCTATAATGGATGACAGGATACCTGATATATTGCATTGTAATTCTATTGCGTTATTTGGTTCTGCAATATTCATTTGTAGTTATGCCTCAAATCGATCAACACTTCAGGCGATTCAACGTGTTCAATATGTTTCTCACGCACTATCtgcagaaatttttaataaattgatcaaaacacttcttataaaagatttattattctttatgcCATTAGGAATTTTTATACTGTACGTAATAGACAATCatgattttaagatttttttttttatttgttggtATTCATTTTTTGGACTTCTCGTAATAAGTACTTTATActtgaacaatatatatatattaaatgcctgtttcaaatttataaataattctttaataaaaattaaggaaattcTAATCAACGATGAGCCTCATCTTCTCAGAAGAGAGtatcatatgaaaaaaaatcccaTTTTGCTTATGGAATTGAGGATTCTTAAGAAACAATATATGGAATTGATAGAAGctgttcatttattaaatcattcatatagcttgaaaaatgaaatgatattattaatgttattcttCGATATTACATTCAACTTATACTTTTACCTAGTAGTATACAATACAGAAGTAGGCAAGATTACAAAGATAAACAGTACTCTTGGATTTGcaattttctatattgtatatattgttatttctatttcaatgattgaaattattagagtccaaatgaaaaaaattggctcaaatattcataaaattctcgTGCACACTTTTGACGATCAAATTATAACGGAG ttGGAGTTATTTTCTTTAGAAGTGCTGCAAAAAGACAATAGATTTATAATGTTTGGGCTTGAAATGGACTTGACTCTTGTGACGGACGTAagtaaagagaaaattttatcgaggaaatcgatcaattttttttctccatcaattctattttattttatagatgacGTGCAAAATTACTacctttttattaatgttgatacaatttttgtttgttccaccttgttaaagattaatttcgatcaattaCGTTAA
- the LOC100577091 gene encoding uncharacterized protein LOC100577091 isoform X2, with protein MIDRLKCNGKRVKNCKKQSSALCFGNYASLIYYIAFINRFMGFLPYKLESSKFMYSKLHSVFSTIIIIIYLFFAIFSLYEINFYAIMDDRIPDILHCNSIALFGSAIFICSYASNRSTLQAIQRVQYVSHALSAEIFNKLIKTLLIKDLLFFMPLGIFILYVIDNHDFKIFFFICWYSFFGLLVISTLYLNNIYILNACFKFINNSLIKIKEILINDEPHLLRREYHMKKNPILLMELRILKKQYMELIEAVHLLNHSYSLKNEMILLMLFFDITFNLYFYLVVYNTEVGKITKINSTLGFAIFYIVYIVISISMIEIIRVQMKKIGSNIHKILVHTFDDQIITELELFSLEVLQKDNRFIMFGLEMDLTLVTDMTCKITTFLLMLIQFLFVPPC; from the exons ATGATTGATCGATTAAAGTGTAATGGAAAACgagttaaaaattgtaaaaaacaaTCATCGGCTCTATGTTTTGGAAATTAtgcatcattaatatattacattgcaTTCATTAATCGTTTCATGGGTTTTTTACCTTACAAACTCGAATCGTCGAAATTTATGTACTCGAAATTACACTCTGttttttctacaattataattatcatttatttatttttcgcaattttctccttatatgaaattaacttttatgCTATAATGGATGACAGGATACCTGATATATTGCATTGTAATTCTATTGCGTTATTTGGTTCTGCAATATTCATTTGTAGTTATGCCTCAAATCGATCAACACTTCAGGCGATTCAACGTGTTCAATATGTTTCTCACGCACTATCtgcagaaatttttaataaattgatcaaaacacttcttataaaagatttattattctttatgcCATTAGGAATTTTTATACTGTACGTAATAGACAATCatgattttaagatttttttttttatttgttggtATTCATTTTTTGGACTTCTCGTAATAAGTACTTTATActtgaacaatatatatatattaaatgcctgtttcaaatttataaataattctttaataaaaattaaggaaattcTAATCAACGATGAGCCTCATCTTCTCAGAAGAGAGtatcatatgaaaaaaaatcccaTTTTGCTTATGGAATTGAGGATTCTTAAGAAACAATATATGGAATTGATAGAAGctgttcatttattaaatcattcatatagcttgaaaaatgaaatgatattattaatgttattcttCGATATTACATTCAACTTATACTTTTACCTAGTAGTATACAATACAGAAGTAGGCAAGATTACAAAGATAAACAGTACTCTTGGATTTGcaattttctatattgtatatattgttatttctatttcaatgattgaaattattagagtccaaatgaaaaaaattggctcaaatattcataaaattctcgTGCACACTTTTGACGATCAAATTATAACGGAG ttGGAGTTATTTTCTTTAGAAGTGCTGCAAAAAGACAATAGATTTATAATGTTTGGGCTTGAAATGGACTTGACTCTTGTGACGGAC atgacGTGCAAAATTACTacctttttattaatgttgatacaatttttgtttgttccaccttgttaa